In Malus sylvestris chromosome 15, drMalSylv7.2, whole genome shotgun sequence, a single genomic region encodes these proteins:
- the LOC126601659 gene encoding uncharacterized protein LOC126601659 produces MDFMINVNHQRIKTNGIWLHVAEKGTGPLVLLLHGFPELWYSWRHQIEYLAESGYHVVAPDLRGYGDSDAPLNPNSYTIFHIVGDLIGLLDHFGQQKAYVVGHDWGAVVGWNLSLFRPDRVIGLVNLSVPYFPRSPTTKTTESIRQIFGDGSHVIQFQEPGRAERAFARYDYMTVMKKFLLVTNKMIAPPDMEFIDYLETQSSLPPWLTEEDIRVFAEKFEESGFTGPLNYYRAMDLTWELLAPWQGSKIMVPVKFMVGDKDFGFKSGGTSEFVQGDEFRSLVPDLEVVIVGGHHFIQQENPQEVSSQILSFLRQHPADE; encoded by the exons aTGGATTTCATGATAAACGTGAATCACCAGAGGATCAAAACCAACGGAATATGGCTTCATGTAGCAGAAAAAGGGACAGGTCCTCTGGTTCTCTTGCTTCATGGCTTCCCTGAGCTCTGGTATTCCTGGCGCCACCAGATCGAATACTTGGCAGAAAGCGGCTACCATGTGGTGGCGCCGGATTTGAGAGGCTACGGTGACTCTGACGCTCCTCTCAACCCCAACTCCTACACCATCTTCCACATAGTTGGAGACCTCATTGGCCTACTTGATCATTTTGGTCAACAAAAG GCATATGTGGTGGGACATGACTGGGGAGCAGTTGTTGGTTGGAATTTGAGCTTGTTTAGGCCTGATAGAGTGATAGGGCTGGTTAATCTCTCAGTTCCATACTTTCCAAGATCTCCAACAACCAAAACTACCGAATCCATTAGACAAATTTTTGGTGATGGAAGTCATGTCATTCAATTCCAG GAACCAGGAAGAGCAGAGAGAGCGTTTGCGAGGTATGACTATATGACAGTGATGAAGAAGTTCCTGCTGGTAACCAATAAAATGATAGCTCCTCCAGACATGGAGTTTATCGATTACCTGGAGACACAATCGTCATTGCCGCCATGGCTAACTGAAGAGGATATCCGGGTCTTCGCCGAAAAATTTGAGGAGTCTGGATTCACTGGTCCTTTGAACTACTATCGCGCAATGGACCT AACTTGGGAGCTTCTTGCGCCCTGGCAAGGATCGAAAATCATGGTACCCGTGAAGTTCATGGTCGGGGACAAGGATTTCGGGTTTAAATCAGGCGGAACAAGTGAATTTGTGCAAGGTGATGAGTTCAGGAGCCTTGTTCCGGACCTTGAGGTGGTTATTGTAGGCGGCCACCATTTCATTCAACAAGAGAACCCTCaagaagtctccagccaaataCTTTCCTTCCTCCGTCAACATCCTGCAGATGAGTGA
- the LOC126601661 gene encoding uncharacterized protein LOC126601661 has protein sequence MRYLRFISPRFSRIQKTLNPQNPNPISSLQSRPQIFSHVVCNYTTAAPEQRPPPSGAVSAIADEISGLTLLEVSDLTEVLREKLGVKEMPAMVMMMPGMGFGGLRGAGKGGAAAAKSEEKAEKLVFDIKLDSFDAAAKIKVIKEVRTFTDLGLKEAKDLVEKAPTLLKKGVTKEEAESIVAKMKEVGAKVSME, from the coding sequence ATGAGATATTTACGATTCATTTCCCCACGTTTTTCCCGCAttcaaaaaaccctaaacccccaAAATCCTAATCCCATTTCATCTCTCCAATCGAGACCCCAGATTTTCTCTCATGTAGTGTGCAATTACACCACCGCTGCACCGGAACAAAGGCCTCCGCCGTCTGGGGCGGTATCGGCGATCGCGGACGAGATCTCGGGCCTCACCTTGCTCGAAGTCTCGGACCTCACGGAGGTTCTGAGGGAGAAATTGGGCGTGAAGGAGATGCCGgcgatggtgatgatgatgcccGGGATGGGATTCGGCGGCTTGAGAGGGGCCGGCAAGGGCGGAGCGGCGGCGGCCAAAAGCGAGGAGAAGGCCGAGAAGTTGGTGTTTGATATAAAGCTCGATTCTTTCGATGCTGCGGCAAAGATCAAGGTGATTAAGGAGGTGAGGACATTTACGGATTTGGGTCTGAAGGAGGCCAAGGACTTGGTGGAGAAGGCACCTACGCTGTTGAAGAAGGGGGTTACGAAGGAGGAGGCCGAATCGATTGTTGCCAAGATGAAGGAAGTTGGTGCCAAAGTTTCTATGGAGTGA